One Pseudobacteriovorax antillogorgiicola genomic region harbors:
- a CDS encoding alkaline phosphatase D family protein: MRDWKTPALCQKLFAGFTIVGLGTSVLADDVKEKANQLAALQNRDYHISVGSCAQESRDQPIWDQIAADQPDLFLFIGDNVYADTYDPAVMRKKYQALAKKKNFAKFRSDVPIMATWDDHDYGLNDAGSDYGMKEVSQQIFAEFWYPEESFLDKQKGIYHSKIFKWGRFDVQVLMLDTRYHRSPLKRSGNRYVPNHDAGATILGKAQWQWLETELRKPADVRIIASSIQYVAKDHRFEKWANIPADRQRMVDVLVKTKAKGVVFVSGDRHLAEISKWQPEGLDYPIYDLTASGLTNSVSAGVANEANVYRVPRTVAHRERNYGLIKIDDGPSPKLVLQIKNSRGAVLESQELAIPGIKPLI, translated from the coding sequence ATGAGAGATTGGAAAACACCTGCACTCTGCCAAAAGTTGTTCGCTGGATTCACTATTGTGGGCCTAGGGACGTCTGTACTAGCCGACGATGTAAAGGAGAAAGCGAACCAATTAGCAGCCTTACAAAATCGTGACTATCATATTTCGGTAGGCTCTTGTGCTCAGGAAAGCCGTGACCAACCTATCTGGGATCAGATCGCAGCAGACCAGCCTGATCTGTTTCTGTTTATTGGCGATAATGTCTACGCTGATACCTATGATCCCGCTGTGATGCGAAAGAAGTATCAGGCCCTAGCAAAGAAAAAGAACTTTGCTAAATTTCGGAGCGATGTACCGATTATGGCGACTTGGGATGATCACGACTATGGGCTAAACGATGCTGGCAGCGACTACGGAATGAAAGAGGTATCTCAGCAAATATTTGCTGAATTTTGGTATCCTGAGGAAAGCTTTCTTGACAAACAGAAAGGCATCTACCACAGCAAAATATTCAAGTGGGGCCGGTTTGATGTACAAGTCCTGATGCTTGACACTCGCTATCATCGATCGCCGCTAAAGCGAAGCGGCAATCGCTACGTTCCCAATCATGATGCGGGAGCAACAATTCTAGGCAAGGCCCAATGGCAGTGGCTAGAGACTGAGCTACGCAAACCAGCGGATGTACGCATTATTGCAAGCAGTATCCAGTATGTCGCTAAGGATCATCGCTTTGAGAAGTGGGCCAATATTCCTGCCGATCGGCAAAGAATGGTGGATGTTCTCGTAAAAACAAAGGCTAAGGGTGTTGTCTTTGTCAGCGGCGATCGGCATCTGGCAGAGATTTCCAAGTGGCAACCTGAAGGGCTCGACTATCCCATCTATGACTTGACTGCCAGTGGCCTCACTAATTCTGTAAGTGCTGGGGTTGCGAATGAGGCCAATGTCTATCGCGTGCCCCGCACCGTAGCACACCGAGAGAGAAATTACGGGCTGATTAAAATTGACGATGGACCCTCGCCAAAGCTGGTGCTTCAAATCAAGAATAGCCGCGGAGCCGTCCTGGAATCACAAGAACTTGCAATCCCAGGGATAAAGCCTTTGATTTAA
- a CDS encoding DUF1552 domain-containing protein, translating into MKIDRRHFFKFSGNSLIALSMARALRATDCQAAELGMKRAILVYMPTGAIDFAPAGPSQSFSAVDESYFPDLTKPLFSLKDDLLILSGMTHYSPPGGAAPNNHFEGYAPGLALPSSGTYGGPSHVFAGGGGYSHLDAQAALSGRNLESLDHYLARNNPGIKSVHLGYNSSHPTSINSNISYRLEDGVSKAYDIVDDPLKNYMDLFGLFSNGQGASVQGLNLQDVGSIYAGKKRLLDFIYKDIAQFKDKIGNDAFTVLQESIDSIDSIGKQLQDKINEQGSPGGAIGSIQECVSNPLGSGLDQMKAKAAQNPKWYHAEENLPLVADVNNKIMVNAMACGAQVGVLQFGCGHSAFGFRFNDIEVPPGEHHSSSHGKGTAYRASQKGIIQQVASIATSLKSLQLANGSSVLDETLILLSSCMGDSDAHDGRNVPTLMIGGAGGAINKGQYIALGQNEPGSYNRLLTTVAHALGHKEVDSFGINVNKQSISGVSGVIPGVLKE; encoded by the coding sequence ATGAAAATAGATCGACGACACTTTTTTAAATTTTCAGGAAATAGCCTAATCGCTCTATCGATGGCCAGGGCTCTCAGAGCTACTGATTGCCAAGCTGCCGAACTTGGTATGAAAAGAGCTATTTTAGTTTACATGCCAACAGGTGCCATAGACTTCGCGCCAGCGGGCCCAAGCCAAAGTTTTTCAGCAGTCGATGAAAGCTACTTTCCGGATCTTACGAAACCTCTATTTTCTCTAAAAGACGATTTACTAATACTTTCGGGAATGACCCATTATTCGCCACCAGGAGGAGCGGCTCCAAATAATCACTTTGAGGGTTATGCTCCTGGTTTAGCATTACCAAGTTCTGGAACCTATGGAGGACCTAGTCATGTTTTTGCGGGTGGAGGTGGATACAGTCACCTTGATGCTCAGGCAGCTCTGAGTGGCCGTAACTTGGAATCCCTTGATCACTATCTTGCTAGGAATAATCCAGGGATTAAAAGTGTTCACCTAGGATATAACAGTAGCCATCCCACTTCTATCAATTCGAATATCTCGTACCGGCTAGAGGACGGCGTTTCCAAGGCTTACGATATTGTCGATGATCCTTTAAAGAACTACATGGATCTTTTTGGCTTATTTTCTAACGGTCAAGGAGCTTCTGTTCAAGGTCTAAATCTTCAGGATGTCGGTAGTATCTACGCTGGAAAAAAGCGTCTCTTGGATTTTATCTACAAAGATATTGCCCAATTCAAGGACAAGATTGGCAACGATGCTTTTACTGTACTGCAAGAGTCCATTGACTCAATCGACTCGATTGGCAAGCAACTTCAGGATAAAATTAACGAACAGGGCTCACCTGGTGGAGCTATAGGTTCTATCCAAGAGTGTGTCTCGAATCCTTTGGGCTCTGGATTAGACCAAATGAAAGCTAAAGCTGCACAAAATCCGAAGTGGTATCATGCTGAAGAAAATCTTCCGCTGGTTGCGGATGTAAATAACAAGATTATGGTCAATGCGATGGCTTGTGGAGCACAAGTAGGAGTTCTTCAATTTGGCTGCGGGCATTCCGCATTTGGTTTCAGATTTAATGATATTGAAGTACCTCCAGGTGAGCATCACAGTTCTAGCCATGGTAAAGGAACTGCCTATAGGGCTTCTCAAAAAGGAATTATCCAGCAGGTAGCATCGATAGCAACGTCTCTAAAAAGCTTACAGCTAGCCAACGGTAGTTCGGTGCTAGACGAAACTCTAATACTACTTTCCTCTTGCATGGGTGATAGTGATGCTCACGATGGCAGAAATGTCCCCACCCTGATGATTGGAGGAGCCGGAGGAGCAATAAACAAGGGCCAGTATATAGCTTTAGGGCAGAACGAACCTGGAAGCTATAACAGGCTACTCACAACAGTAGCCCATGCTTTAGGGCACAAGGAAGTTGATAGTTTTGGAATTAATGTAAACAAACAATCAATTTCTGGTGTCTCTGGCGTCATACCCGGAGTTTTAAAGGAATAA
- a CDS encoding DUF1588 domain-containing protein, which yields MKLSILILSLSVVSCFQSRPKIHRDSDVIQVPEAKKGDASVQSIRLLSNQEYGKTVQALFNQEVSIDLENDRNGLFANQIVSMPVKKVEKYVDGAIGLVDQLDIKTIPHSECPDTNFESCLARFISEFGKLAWRRPLSSEESDRFIGYISANSGLSYESKIRDLTKIFLASPHFVLRTEIGSASESRFQLTPYEMASYLSYNLLGAPPHGELWSAAENGTLNSAEKMKEYALSIIDDPSYDGYVFSNFIGSMFQLDRLETASKDPKHNFNEDSIRSAKQELQEVFLFLVKHDTKPLQSIFTNRYTVNQAALLNLYGTTSPGQENLLEIDSSNREGFLSRVAFLAINSEFDHSNPMRRGAKILDNFMCRAVPPPPPEANEAVANGQNSREFRATSPTCKGCHLSIDPIGYAFESFNEVGQVNGDYQVLEESITLDGETVSFTGLTGPNGLSQALAASREVENCLIRRWYEYLQGSPVSGTFDGDKVTQFAEMLRAGESLKSVLIEMIADKEVIYRKRLAK from the coding sequence ATGAAGCTCTCTATCTTAATTCTGTCCCTATCTGTCGTAAGCTGTTTTCAAAGCCGACCAAAAATTCACCGTGATTCAGATGTGATTCAAGTTCCTGAAGCTAAAAAGGGGGATGCATCGGTACAGAGCATTCGCTTGCTCAGCAATCAGGAGTATGGCAAGACCGTTCAGGCACTCTTTAATCAAGAGGTATCTATAGATCTTGAGAACGATCGCAATGGCTTGTTTGCCAATCAGATTGTATCGATGCCAGTCAAAAAAGTTGAAAAGTATGTTGACGGTGCGATCGGTTTAGTTGATCAACTCGATATTAAAACCATCCCACATAGTGAGTGCCCTGATACAAACTTTGAAAGTTGTTTGGCTAGATTTATCAGTGAATTTGGTAAACTAGCTTGGCGTCGACCTCTTTCGTCAGAAGAGTCTGATCGCTTCATTGGCTATATAAGTGCGAACTCAGGACTATCTTACGAAAGTAAAATCCGAGATTTAACGAAGATATTTCTAGCATCTCCCCATTTTGTTCTGCGCACAGAAATCGGTTCTGCATCTGAATCAAGGTTCCAGTTAACTCCTTATGAAATGGCATCATATCTTTCATACAATTTATTGGGAGCACCACCCCATGGGGAATTATGGAGTGCTGCGGAAAATGGCACGCTGAATTCCGCTGAAAAGATGAAAGAGTATGCTCTCAGTATCATAGATGACCCTTCGTACGATGGGTATGTCTTCTCAAACTTTATTGGTTCGATGTTCCAGTTGGATCGCCTTGAAACAGCAAGTAAAGATCCTAAACATAACTTCAATGAAGACAGCATTCGCAGTGCTAAGCAAGAATTGCAAGAGGTTTTCCTATTCCTGGTTAAGCATGACACCAAGCCTCTACAATCGATCTTTACCAATAGATACACCGTTAACCAAGCTGCTCTATTGAACCTGTATGGGACTACTTCGCCAGGGCAGGAGAATTTGTTGGAGATTGATTCAAGCAATCGAGAGGGCTTTTTATCCCGCGTCGCATTTTTGGCTATAAATAGTGAGTTCGATCACAGCAATCCTATGCGTCGGGGAGCTAAGATACTTGATAACTTTATGTGTCGTGCAGTTCCTCCGCCTCCACCTGAAGCAAATGAAGCAGTTGCTAATGGGCAAAATTCAAGGGAGTTTCGGGCGACGAGCCCCACATGTAAAGGTTGTCACCTGAGTATTGATCCAATTGGTTATGCCTTTGAAAGCTTTAATGAGGTTGGTCAAGTTAATGGAGACTATCAGGTGCTAGAGGAGAGTATAACCCTAGATGGAGAAACGGTGTCTTTCACAGGATTGACTGGTCCTAATGGCCTTTCCCAAGCATTGGCTGCTAGTAGGGAGGTGGAAAACTGTCTCATAAGGCGCTGGTATGAATACCTCCAAGGAAGTCCCGTATCTGGAACATTTGATGGTGATAAAGTTACTCAGTTTGCAGAGATGCTGCGAGCCGGTGAAAGCTTAAAGTCGGTACTAATAGAGATGATAGCCGATAAAGAAGTGATTTATAGAAAACGACTCGCAAAATAG
- a CDS encoding family 16 glycosylhydrolase, whose protein sequence is MANRLWRLGNAGVLALGIIGAGGCGFESSSGLQQLQGLPAAYPGYTGQYQGFTLKVDDRFDYFNGGLWTRGDGAFGETKCRFQQQGAQVRDGELQLLVRPEFVPASYSNDQNRIIGAYNYSCGEVRSRSEYLYGRFEVRMRNPVPQRASGYISSLFTYRNREEENYRWREIDIEMEGIRPNKFQSNLILGEGTYDWSATRLWGAYEQVQWIGATSQWKVYAMEWTPASIKWFVDGRLMRTLSRSDVNQKQASLPPHQRISIPELPGQVMMNFWIPNDLIAPVFGGVTTGNQYPIVVRYDWFRYYAYTP, encoded by the coding sequence ATGGCGAATAGATTATGGCGTTTGGGAAATGCGGGGGTTTTGGCCCTTGGGATTATTGGAGCCGGTGGCTGTGGCTTCGAAAGCTCCTCAGGATTGCAGCAACTTCAGGGCTTACCAGCAGCGTATCCCGGATACACAGGCCAATACCAAGGTTTTACACTCAAAGTCGATGATCGTTTTGACTATTTCAATGGGGGGCTATGGACGCGTGGTGATGGGGCATTTGGAGAAACTAAATGTCGATTCCAACAACAGGGAGCTCAGGTTCGCGATGGAGAGTTACAGTTGCTGGTGAGGCCTGAATTTGTGCCGGCCTCATATTCAAACGACCAGAATCGGATAATCGGTGCTTACAATTACTCTTGCGGTGAAGTTCGATCTCGAAGTGAGTACCTATATGGTCGGTTTGAAGTGAGGATGAGAAACCCAGTTCCTCAGCGCGCCAGTGGCTATATATCATCACTGTTTACCTATAGAAACCGTGAAGAGGAAAACTATCGCTGGCGTGAAATCGACATCGAAATGGAAGGGATTCGGCCTAATAAATTCCAAAGCAATCTGATCCTTGGCGAGGGTACTTATGACTGGTCGGCAACTCGCCTTTGGGGCGCTTATGAGCAAGTTCAGTGGATTGGTGCCACCAGTCAATGGAAAGTTTATGCCATGGAATGGACACCTGCTAGCATCAAGTGGTTTGTCGATGGTCGCTTGATGCGAACTCTTTCCCGCAGCGATGTAAATCAGAAACAGGCATCCTTACCTCCGCATCAAAGGATATCGATTCCAGAGTTACCAGGTCAGGTGATGATGAATTTTTGGATTCCAAATGATCTGATCGCACCAGTTTTTGGCGGGGTTACAACTGGCAATCAATACCCTATTGTCGTCCGATACGATTGGTTTCGATACTACGCCTATACTCCTTGA
- a CDS encoding CDP-alcohol phosphatidyltransferase family protein gives MIDDPFRKVLPRFTAPLIRFYRRYGLSPNQITLMALLLAGLASVAVGIGLEIVALILWWSSRLLDGTDGILARETQQSSDFGAFLDIVCDMAAYSVMIFGFASLYPEYEARWMTMLFFYVLCITGALSLGAIEERRALSPGDNRGIRLAAGLAEGGETGIAYSAFLLFPDWIGITTLIWITVLVFTVAARATLAWTLLRPDHHE, from the coding sequence ATGATTGATGATCCCTTTCGAAAGGTACTTCCCCGCTTTACCGCGCCTCTGATTCGTTTTTATAGAAGGTATGGACTAAGCCCGAACCAGATTACATTGATGGCATTGCTTCTAGCCGGTCTTGCATCAGTTGCAGTAGGTATTGGTCTTGAAATCGTCGCACTGATTCTTTGGTGGTCCAGCCGCTTGCTGGACGGTACTGATGGCATTTTAGCCCGCGAGACTCAGCAAAGCTCAGACTTTGGGGCTTTTTTGGATATTGTTTGTGATATGGCAGCCTATTCTGTGATGATCTTCGGCTTTGCTAGCCTCTATCCCGAATACGAAGCTCGTTGGATGACCATGCTTTTTTTCTATGTTCTGTGTATTACAGGTGCCTTAAGCCTTGGAGCTATCGAGGAAAGGCGGGCTTTGAGTCCTGGAGATAATCGTGGGATACGCTTGGCAGCTGGGCTTGCAGAGGGAGGGGAGACGGGGATTGCTTATTCGGCATTTCTTCTTTTTCCAGATTGGATTGGAATCACAACTCTGATCTGGATTACGGTTTTAGTTTTTACTGTAGCAGCCAGGGCAACCCTTGCGTGGACTCTTCTCCGCCCCGATCATCATGAGTGA
- a CDS encoding response regulator, with protein sequence MDALVIDDSETTRIQLEMCLQHLYKANVTQAVNGQDALDILREGQAFDIIFCDINMPIMGGFQFLETMHKEDLCKAPIVIVSTEGGGFMKEQGKHLGAKAWLLKPFEQDQVEKIANRLLKIAS encoded by the coding sequence ATGGATGCTCTGGTGATTGATGATTCTGAAACCACTCGTATCCAACTTGAAATGTGCCTTCAGCACCTATACAAGGCTAATGTCACCCAGGCCGTGAACGGCCAAGATGCTCTCGACATACTGAGAGAGGGGCAGGCTTTTGATATCATCTTTTGTGATATCAACATGCCAATCATGGGAGGCTTCCAATTCTTAGAAACCATGCATAAAGAAGATCTTTGTAAAGCGCCAATTGTGATTGTATCGACTGAGGGCGGTGGTTTTATGAAAGAACAAGGCAAGCATTTGGGAGCGAAAGCCTGGCTGCTGAAGCCCTTTGAGCAGGATCAAGTTGAAAAGATTGCCAATCGACTTCTCAAAATCGCTAGCTAG
- a CDS encoding alkane 1-monooxygenase, whose translation MKASSYYVCYVIPGAFVLGLMLGGVWLGLPFFLAFFLVPIFDVVMGKDPENLSPVEEEQIKNDFSFQLVTLLWVPTQIAVVVLGAWYGATYSLAWWEFGLLILSAGVNGGGLGITIAHELCHRQSKLEQRSSLIILAFINYMHFFIEHVVGHHSRVSTPEDPATAPRGMGFYEFFPRTVVGSYKSAWEFEARRVATRKLSAWKLQNRMINYLMIQGLICLGLLWAFGPWGLLFHLGQSFISFSLLEVINYIEHYGLQRRQDERGRFEKVLPIHSWNANHKVSNLFLFKLQRHSDHHANALRRYQVLRHFEEAPQLPASYPVMVLLALCPPLFKRMMNLRLEQHDRSVAATHAF comes from the coding sequence ATGAAGGCAAGTTCATACTATGTGTGTTATGTAATTCCAGGGGCGTTTGTTTTAGGTTTGATGCTCGGTGGCGTGTGGCTAGGGTTACCCTTCTTCCTCGCATTTTTTTTAGTGCCTATTTTTGATGTAGTGATGGGCAAAGACCCAGAAAATTTGAGCCCTGTGGAAGAGGAACAGATTAAGAATGATTTTTCGTTCCAGCTCGTTACTTTGCTCTGGGTACCTACCCAGATAGCAGTTGTTGTTTTAGGAGCTTGGTATGGCGCTACGTACTCGTTAGCATGGTGGGAATTTGGGCTTCTCATATTGAGTGCTGGTGTGAATGGTGGTGGGCTAGGCATTACCATAGCCCATGAGTTATGCCATCGCCAAAGTAAATTAGAGCAGAGAAGTTCTCTCATCATCCTAGCTTTTATCAACTATATGCATTTTTTTATTGAACATGTTGTGGGTCATCACAGCCGTGTTTCAACACCAGAGGACCCAGCGACTGCTCCTAGAGGAATGGGCTTTTATGAATTTTTTCCAAGGACCGTTGTGGGGAGCTACAAAAGTGCCTGGGAATTTGAAGCCAGGAGAGTGGCGACGCGGAAACTGTCGGCTTGGAAACTACAAAATCGCATGATCAATTATCTGATGATCCAAGGCTTGATTTGCCTTGGGCTCCTATGGGCATTTGGGCCTTGGGGCTTGCTATTTCATTTGGGGCAGAGCTTTATTAGTTTCAGCCTTCTCGAAGTAATTAATTATATTGAGCATTACGGGCTTCAAAGGCGGCAGGATGAAAGGGGGCGCTTTGAGAAAGTGCTTCCCATTCATTCTTGGAATGCAAATCATAAGGTTTCAAATCTGTTTCTCTTCAAACTCCAACGGCATTCAGATCATCACGCCAATGCTCTGCGTCGGTATCAGGTTTTAAGACATTTTGAAGAAGCACCCCAGCTACCAGCAAGCTATCCGGTGATGGTCTTGCTCGCACTCTGTCCCCCATTGTTCAAACGGATGATGAATCTCAGGCTGGAGCAACACGACAGAAGTGTTGCAGCTACACATGCATTTTAG
- a CDS encoding TetR/AcrR family transcriptional regulator, giving the protein MQGLSALGEPPKKLQILDGCFEHFARHGYHGLSMRRLAQKLGFTTGALYHHYRSKSELFCDLVSFHSKGDIAALHNHLENQGSYIEQASALVDFLEERQLYFRKMIMIVLDLQRERGMGQGIDAARRRVTSALQQYREFLRQELDLSEPESQGLLSLIIGTFVQKEIDPKRVRFSDLRNYLLALRM; this is encoded by the coding sequence ATGCAAGGCTTGAGTGCATTGGGAGAGCCTCCCAAGAAGCTTCAAATTTTAGATGGATGCTTTGAGCATTTTGCACGGCACGGATACCATGGTTTGTCTATGAGGCGCCTGGCTCAGAAGCTTGGTTTTACCACCGGCGCTCTTTACCATCACTATCGAAGCAAGTCGGAATTGTTTTGTGATCTAGTCAGCTTTCATAGTAAAGGCGACATCGCTGCTCTTCACAATCATCTAGAAAACCAGGGCAGCTACATTGAGCAAGCGAGTGCTCTTGTCGATTTTTTGGAGGAGCGCCAGCTCTACTTTCGCAAAATGATTATGATAGTGCTCGATCTGCAAAGGGAGCGAGGCATGGGTCAAGGCATCGATGCTGCAAGGCGACGCGTGACCAGTGCCTTGCAGCAATACCGTGAATTCTTACGCCAGGAACTCGATTTATCGGAACCAGAGTCACAAGGGCTCTTAAGCTTGATCATTGGCACATTTGTCCAGAAGGAAATCGATCCAAAGAGGGTGCGTTTTTCAGATCTAAGGAACTATTTGCTCGCACTCCGAATGTAA
- a CDS encoding substrate-binding periplasmic protein, whose product MKPKFIMISLVFPLLLGFTEASGSSLVTAPLVVNDPKWPPFFYGGKQPQAPGFGKEILSSCLDSIDVPYKYRFFPIARNRVGMQQGTVDLNIYSFKPSREEFLHFGKEPLFELSYHPVSLKEQEVKIKRIEDFDQYRLGHQIGFRYSDEFLEYVNQRREKGTLDETNSNISNFRKLLQKRIDVFVSTTASIGSVSKDMGIQGEIEVLPFLIRRSPYYVAISRKSPRIKQPQLLLEKIDQCIHQLKSNKSYCQVAKSYGVVFSPDDQSSLCSY is encoded by the coding sequence TTGAAACCCAAGTTCATCATGATCTCGCTCGTCTTTCCGCTGCTACTTGGTTTCACAGAAGCTTCTGGCAGCTCATTGGTGACGGCCCCCCTAGTGGTGAATGACCCGAAGTGGCCTCCATTCTTCTATGGTGGGAAGCAACCACAAGCACCAGGTTTCGGCAAAGAAATCCTGAGTAGCTGTCTCGATAGTATCGACGTGCCATATAAATATCGCTTCTTTCCCATTGCAAGAAATAGAGTAGGGATGCAACAAGGAACTGTCGATCTAAATATCTATTCTTTTAAACCATCCCGTGAAGAATTTTTACACTTCGGTAAAGAGCCACTCTTTGAACTTTCCTACCATCCGGTGAGCCTCAAGGAGCAGGAGGTTAAAATCAAGCGCATCGAAGATTTTGATCAGTATCGACTTGGCCATCAAATTGGCTTTCGCTATTCCGATGAATTTCTTGAATACGTAAACCAAAGGCGCGAGAAAGGAACACTTGATGAAACAAACTCTAATATCAGTAACTTTAGGAAGCTGCTTCAGAAAAGAATCGATGTTTTCGTAAGTACTACAGCTTCGATCGGCTCTGTTTCCAAAGACATGGGCATTCAAGGAGAAATTGAAGTCCTACCCTTTCTCATTCGTCGCTCCCCCTACTATGTAGCCATTTCTAGGAAGTCTCCTCGCATCAAACAACCTCAGCTACTACTTGAAAAGATTGATCAGTGCATCCACCAACTTAAAAGCAATAAGAGCTACTGCCAAGTGGCAAAATCTTATGGAGTCGTCTTCTCCCCAGATGACCAAAGCTCTCTCTGTTCTTACTAG
- a CDS encoding NupC/NupG family nucleoside CNT transporter, with product MQYFQVGLGLLILLASLYLLSEDRKSIQWKMLGFGFLGQIIIALLLLKAPLISQGLGFLNHGVQVLEAVTTRATAFLFGYLAGGISPFESVRPESEFIVAFRVLPLILVVSALSAVLYHWRVLPKIIQILAKSMMALLKIRAPLGFGSAAAFFMGTIEAPLIVRPYLARMSRSDLFALITCTMATISGSVMVLYAGVVGKVVDLALAHMLTASLISIPAAIIIAKAWIPDHLEEIEGAEDNSLNLPSQGTGSTLEALVRGTLDGLDMVLKITAIIIVLFALVYLGNEILAVIPTKTPLTIEGILGKLLAPIMWLTGIVWVDASSAGELMGTKVVLNEFVAYLKLGGQLGEGLLPKSQLILTYALCGFANLASVGIVVGGLTSMMPDRSKEVIELCTKSLVSGNLATLLTAAIVGLMV from the coding sequence ATGCAGTATTTTCAAGTAGGGCTGGGACTCCTAATATTATTGGCTAGCCTTTACCTACTGAGTGAAGATAGAAAAAGCATTCAGTGGAAGATGCTTGGTTTTGGGTTTTTGGGCCAGATAATCATTGCTTTGCTCCTGCTTAAGGCTCCCTTAATAAGCCAAGGGCTGGGCTTTCTTAATCATGGGGTTCAGGTTCTGGAGGCGGTCACGACACGGGCTACCGCCTTTCTGTTTGGCTACCTGGCTGGTGGAATCAGTCCATTCGAGTCAGTTCGTCCGGAGTCTGAGTTCATCGTGGCATTTCGAGTTTTACCGCTGATTTTGGTTGTCAGCGCTCTGTCTGCAGTTCTCTATCACTGGCGCGTGCTTCCAAAAATAATTCAGATCTTGGCTAAATCTATGATGGCATTACTTAAGATTAGAGCGCCTTTAGGTTTTGGCTCAGCGGCGGCATTTTTTATGGGAACGATCGAAGCTCCCCTGATTGTCAGGCCATACCTGGCTCGCATGTCGAGAAGCGACTTGTTTGCACTGATTACCTGTACGATGGCAACTATTTCAGGGTCTGTGATGGTACTCTACGCTGGTGTAGTGGGTAAAGTGGTCGATCTAGCACTGGCACACATGCTTACCGCATCACTGATTAGCATTCCAGCAGCAATCATCATAGCTAAGGCTTGGATTCCAGATCATTTGGAAGAAATCGAGGGAGCTGAGGATAATAGCTTGAATTTGCCCAGTCAAGGCACAGGTAGCACTCTAGAGGCACTGGTACGGGGGACTTTAGACGGCCTTGATATGGTACTTAAAATAACTGCTATCATCATTGTACTGTTCGCTCTGGTCTACCTTGGCAATGAGATTCTGGCAGTAATCCCGACGAAGACGCCGCTCACCATTGAAGGCATCTTGGGCAAGCTTCTAGCGCCAATTATGTGGCTGACTGGGATTGTTTGGGTCGATGCATCGTCGGCAGGAGAGTTGATGGGAACCAAGGTCGTGCTTAATGAATTTGTCGCTTACTTGAAACTCGGGGGCCAACTTGGGGAAGGACTACTTCCCAAGAGCCAATTGATTCTCACTTACGCACTGTGCGGATTCGCCAACTTGGCAAGTGTGGGAATTGTAGTCGGAGGCTTGACAAGTATGATGCCAGACAGATCCAAAGAGGTGATTGAGCTTTGTACCAAGTCTCTGGTTTCAGGGAATTTGGCAACCTTGCTCACAGCTGCCATCGTCGGCTTGATGGTCTAA
- a CDS encoding PhzF family phenazine biosynthesis protein, with protein MYEMFQVDAFASEVFSGNPAAVVPLRDVLDDAICQKIAEENNLAETAFVRMDSKTPSIRWFTPTEEVDLCGHATLASAWTLIHKFGWQTPIYFSSRSGTLTVHQKDLGWGADNPLVMDFPAIPSVQGGADLRDRMGQHLQLEVEEVHTSEQDLMVVLGSADQIAKLRVPQPCETLGHRGLIVTAVAEKHSELDFVSRCFYPDLGIQEDAVTGSAHCQLAYYWSKRLGRNSMRARQLSRRGGNLILTVEGGRVHMEGTAKLFMEAKITVGR; from the coding sequence ATGTATGAAATGTTTCAAGTGGATGCCTTTGCAAGTGAGGTATTTTCAGGCAATCCCGCAGCCGTCGTTCCCCTAAGAGACGTGCTCGATGACGCCATTTGCCAGAAAATTGCCGAAGAGAATAACCTAGCCGAAACGGCCTTTGTACGAATGGATAGCAAGACCCCATCTATCCGTTGGTTCACCCCCACCGAAGAAGTTGACTTATGTGGTCACGCGACTCTAGCCAGTGCCTGGACCCTGATCCACAAATTCGGCTGGCAAACACCTATTTACTTTAGTTCTCGATCTGGAACTCTGACGGTTCATCAGAAGGACCTTGGCTGGGGAGCCGACAACCCCCTAGTGATGGATTTTCCAGCTATTCCGAGCGTCCAAGGAGGCGCTGACCTGCGGGATCGCATGGGCCAGCATCTTCAATTGGAAGTAGAGGAAGTCCACACTTCGGAACAGGACTTGATGGTAGTACTCGGCTCTGCAGACCAAATCGCTAAACTGCGAGTGCCACAGCCTTGCGAAACCCTTGGGCATCGTGGCCTTATCGTAACGGCTGTAGCGGAGAAGCATAGTGAGCTAGACTTTGTGAGTCGCTGCTTCTATCCAGACTTAGGAATACAAGAAGACGCTGTGACAGGCTCAGCCCACTGCCAGCTCGCGTACTACTGGAGCAAACGCCTCGGCAGAAACAGCATGAGGGCAAGGCAACTGAGCCGCCGAGGCGGAAATTTGATTCTAACTGTTGAAGGTGGACGAGTGCATATGGAAGGCACTGCGAAGCTCTTTATGGAAGCGAAAATTACAGTCGGTCGCTAA